CCAATCCTAGAATATAAACTATTTCTAGTCCTCCGCTACGGAAACATTTAGGTAGTTGTGAAACATCAACAACGACAGGGTCATTTCCATGAGCATCACAAGATTTTATACGAAACTTCTCATCGATAAAATAAACTCGTCCGTCATAATAGGTTATATCGTGTATAGCCCCATGCCAACATGTTTCAATACGTGTCCAATTAACATCTCCAATACAACAAAAAGTTAATTTAAGGCATCCCCATAACACCACCACCATTTGTGATTGACTTGAGAAAAGTACCTTTCGGATTCCATCATCATAATCTGCATGTTCAAACATATCCGGCAAATCGAACGTTTCACGCGATAACGGATTAACAAGTTTAGTAACATAATCATCTCCAACTGTCAACAACCACCCAGATGAAGACACACAAGATTTAACATATGCTTCCGGAAGACGTATCTTACGGATGGTATTATTTGAAAGAAAAAACAATTCACGAAATTCAACGTCCTCTTTTTTCTCTCCAAGAAAAAGAGATGGCAATCGTGAAAGAAGTCCATTAGTGTATGAGACTTTGACTTTGGTTACAGCTTGTACAGcaatcgaatgccaagacttagacaCCCCCGAAAAATTGAGATAATCTTCATAATAATCAAAATGTTTCTGAGCAACTATATCAAGTAATTCAGGATATGCCTCTGACAGATCCATTGTATCTTAATCAAACTATCTGGATTATTTTAAACACAACAAGCTGCAACaagataaaattgataataattgtTAATTGCTATTTATCATTTATGAAAATAATTTAAAAAATAAACTCAATTTACTAAATCTGAATCTCAAAACGGTTCCATATAGGCTTTAATTTATTATACATTGGACAGACTCCAAAACCCTAAAACTATTCTACATCATTAATCGATTATCAATTTATCATTACACGAAATACATCATCAATTTGTCAGTAAATATAATACAACATTAATCTCTCGTTAacattattaaaagtaataatattgaACACTAAAAACATACCTCAATCGTGTCCAGCAGAAAGGGTTTGCGTTAGACTCTACACCAACGGCGTTGTTCTTCTGTCTTTAAATAAAGCAATCGCAACTGCTACGGGGCTAAGATTTGTTTTTGGGTGATGATACACAAcaaatttttacaaatacacaaccgttttacagtgttgtacagtacaacactgtaaaacatgtttggttgtgtatttgtaaaaattagTTGGGTATATATCACTGCCCTTTGTTTTTAACATGGTTACTTGTTTAGTCGTCTAATGGGCTTTGActttcaaaaacaaacaaatggccCAACCCCAAAAGTGTGTTAATtaacttttaacattttatatgCGTAGTATCTATCAAAAAGTAAACTATCAGGTAGTATTTTActgattattatttttaaaaaagccAATACTGCAAAAAGTAATGAAATACATCGTATTTTAATTTTAATACGGCATGTGAGATTTAATACTGCATAAGTTTTTGGGCTTTAAGACCACTCTCAACTATGGCATACTTTCTCAATTCttttcagcgccacatcagctttctcacTCCATCTTCCTCACCACTTCCTTCCATAACACTTCCATAACAGACAATTGTCAACCGTAACATACTTCctcaaattgtattattattattattattattattattattattattattattattattactagcttaATGCACGCGAATTCGCCGTGCTTATTTATGAGACTAATCAAGAAGTAATTTAAAACTCCATAAACTAACCCTAGCTAATTAAATTTTTAAGTGAGCCACGTATGTCAGTATTTTATATATAGTCCACCCTGTaaaatcaataaataaataaaaaaagcttCATCAACCACACAGTCTACTACATCCTATCATCAAATATAACAAAAGGTATTTGCTAATTAGTTTCAAAACATGGACCTTAAGGTTCGAAATGCATAGGAGACCAAGAGCTAATGGAACGGCTTTTCTGATATTCTGTTCCCCATACTGCAAAACATGCTCTAAAGAATGGATTGCGATATCGAGATCTAGTTCTTCAGCCATCGGAACCATAGCTATACTCAACACGGCTGGACCCTAGAACGTTTCACCCTTTTCAAGGTGCTGGGCACATTGACCAAGAAAGTGTTGAACCACTATGAGAAAAAAGAACACTTCAATGGGTCAAACCAATCACAAATAAATGGGTCATAGTTTACACCTTTAATTAAAACTTTTAACAAATTACCTTCAAAACATTTCCTGTCCCAGCAAATAGTATAAATGTATGTATGAACTGTTAAAACTGAAAAATGCACTattgcatccatttttataaaattAAGAATAAAAGATGGGGATGATTcgcacacactgttttttgatcctcacacaccaatttacttgaactcctccctaataatagggtaaaagggtgtgtgaagatcaaaaaacagtgtgtgagaatcatcccccataaaAGATATAGCTTGATTAAAAAATTATCTGTATAGGTATTTTGTGTCAATGATGAACCATGAACCATTATACTCAGAATGAGAAAGATGAACAAACTGAATCGAAATCCATCTGGTTCCAAACTGATTGAGACCACTTGAAACTCTACAGGTCCAAAATCAAAGAACTTCTGCACAATTACAAATTATTTTCATTATCCATTATATCCATAAGATTTTAAATTTCTCACTTATTGTCTTAAATCTAGTATGGAGTGAAATATATTTAAAGAAACATCAGAATGCATACCGTAGCACCGAGGCTCAACTATCACTAGCTTGGGTGCATCACCAAGGAATCGATGTGGTTCTAATACCTGGAACAATAAAGTGTGAAAATTTAGACCAAAACATTGGGGCTTTGTCGTTAAAGCTAACATCAGAAGAACTGGAAACTTGAATCGTTCGCTTCTTGTGATGCGGTGAAAGGGGACAGAACTTAACTTACAATATAACCAAAGGTACCAATGCAGAATGATATCAAAACTTGTAAAATGAAAAACGAATAAATTTATGGATTAGTGCAGACTTGAATatattctggttgataaaaaccatCATAACCTGTACTAAATGTAatatttgaaatgggtcaaaaattaaaaagtcaacttaTAAAGGTTAAATGGTATGAACTGATAGGTTGCAAGTAACTCAAGAAAACATGCTTAAATGCCACAATGATAGAAAAAGTCACTTCAATATAACATACTCCGTACACATTCAACTCGGAATTAACCTGCCCAAATGAAACCCTATAAAAATAAGACAACCACTTGacataatacacaacccaacccacctAGTGTAAACTCAACATGTACAACAACCTGAAAATCAGTAGCACATAAAAAACCTTAAACCAATTTTCCAAATCTAGATTGACCTTGATTGGCGTTGCTGAAATCCACGCATACACCCTGACTGAACATGTGTAAACAAAACAGCAGTCCCTGAACTGAATTTACAGATTAATTATATACTCTGTAAATGTATATTAAAAGTTAAAGACTCGCAAACAAATGAATAGAGGATTTACCTGCAAGTGATGTAATAGCCATAGATGCAAACGCATATTTAAAAACGTTACCACACTCACCAACGATGACCCATCGAGATTGAATGGATATTAATACACGTCTCAGTACGTAGCGTTTGTTTCTTCCCTCAATATATCTCACACATATTTGTATCCAGTACCATCCTTCGCCTACGTTTGATAGTTTTTACACACGTTCAAGAAATCGTTAATCGCCTAATACACCCAGTTATTTAAAATAAACCTACGTATTTGATTCATCATCAAATATTCATTTTAACACACTACATGATCGATCATCATGTACTTTATCATTCTTACATTTAAATGTATAAGATAGCAATTCGATGATACCTGTTGGTCCACCAGGACCATTTCCAGAGATGACAAGGAGGATGGATTATTGGCCCAGTATTTCTTCCATACAAAATGCACTTTCACCTTATTGTTGTAGTCATCATTACATTTCCTGATTTCACTGAGAGGAGTAAAAACTTGGAATGAAGACATGATGGCGGTTATGGTTGCTAGTGTGCTTAATgtgtttaacatttttttttttttgaaaggcaataataattctattaatatcgATAAAAACTAGCAAGATGCTAGGTAATACAAAAGAGAATTACATCACACGAAACTCCACCGAACCTTCTACACTACAATGACTTCAGCACGAAACGACAACACACGAGCTACACGTGACAAGCTAGAATAAAAACCTACAACAACGAAGATTCTAAAACTAACACGAACACGAATCCTAACAAAAGAGTTAGGACAAAGTAACCTGCCAACCATCAAAAGAAATAAACCTGATAACCAAAAACATATCATATTACCACTTAAGGGCAGCACCCAACTGAAAGCATGAAGCGGAGCATAGAGAAAACGACCCGACCCGAAACCACACCAAGAAACCCACGAAAATCCAACCCGAAATCCGATCACGCAATCAAATCGAGTGGTGATAATGTAATATGTCAAAATGATTAACAAAGAAGTAACCCTCAATAGTTGAACACGATTACACGAATCAGATACACACGACCATGAACCAAGCAATACCCACGATAAAGGACCATGAGCGGGGATCACCTGCAACCCACGAATGACTTGAAACCAGCCATACAAGACCCCCAAAATTGGGTCCACCGACTTGAACCACGAGAACTTTCACCAGTACATTACATATCGATTGTAAGTATACAAACTTCATACGCATAACCGACAACCACGAAAATCACGAATGGACGACCACAAACCCACGAATCGACAACCACGTACTGGTGAAACCCAAGACATGAAACCTCAGCCGCGAAATCCACAACCACGAATATAAACTACGAAAGTACCTGAAGTCAAGAGCAGAAAGAAGGTGATGGAGCAAGAGAACCCGAATCAGCCGGCGGCGGAGAAAGGCACGAAAACCACCGGCATCCACGAAACTCCGGCAAATCGCAAAGACCCACAAATTACCAAGTGCATGTCACCTGTAGATCTGCGTCGGGGAAGCAAGGAGACAAGATCCGATCCGGCAGAACCGCCAGAAATAACTCACCGATGCAACCTTAATTGTTGATCTAACTGAATTGAAAGAAAACGCCTAAAACGAGAATTACATGCGAAATAGATAAAACAGATGATAAAGGGTGAGGAAAGGAGGTCCTCCGGACCGCCGGCGAAAACCGACGGCCGGAGGAGGAGTAATGTGGGTGGCGGCGACtagatttgagttagggtttgttatTTGTTGAGAGAGAGAGCAGAGGGTGTGAAATTATGTTTAATTTGAATCTCCAATGTGTTTAACATTTACATAACGCATATTCATTACATAATAACATAACATATTGCGAGTTATGAACACATAATCTTTCAGTATCCTTATTCATTAATCACTATCATTTGACTACATAAAACTAACAAACATAGTCATCTCTTGATAAACTTAATCATATCTGACAATTTCGTTGTCTTAACTAACTATtcatcatatttatttgatattgATTATTAACTAACAATTATAGTCATATCTTAATAAGTAGATTCATTGTCTCATGATCACTATACATGTAAAATTTAATAAACAAATTCGTTATCGAATTCGATTTACGTGAATGAAGATTTCATTATCGAATTTGATTTTAGGGCGTGAATGAATTAGGGTGTGTTTTTTGGAGAGGAAATTAAGGTTGAACTCCTATTTTATGATATTTAGAGTTGAATCAATTGAGTCAGATTCATAGAATGTTTAACTCTTACGTTGTATTCAAAGACTATACAAAATAAAGTGGAAGACTACAGAATAAaatgttaatacttcataactgatTAGGATGTTGTGTTTTTGTTGCGGTGATATTCATTCCGGGCAGAAGCAATTTGATATGCTTTATTCAGTAATAAAATTGAATCACAAAACAATAATAAGATAATATTATGATGCTTAGCATGTAAGATACATGAACCATAAACATATAACCTTAACGAAGCAAAGATCTAATATTTAATTAGGTGATTACaaacttttatatataaaaacataaacaTTAATCACCTAACAAATAACATACCATATAAATAGGAATCGACAACACTATGTTTTAATACTGTTGATCGGCACACTAATCACGATGATTGAATTACATGAAGGTAGAATGGATTGGTGTTTTTCTACATATGTGTATGTTTTCATAAGTGATAGTGTACCCCACCTCCGGCACGATTATCAGCTTGAAAGTTTGCTTCGGAGGATATGGCTACAGTATATGGAACGAAGGAAACTCCAGCTACAGTGAACGAGGTCATGAAATCAGAGCAACAACAGTGAGCTTAGAGCCCATAAAACCTCGGTCAATTACAAAGTCAAGACTAGTAAAACCATTCCTAGCTCGGTGCACGCCTATACCACAAAGGAAAGGGGACAAGCTCACTTTCCTTTGCAGGTTTACCAAAAGGGAAAGTCAACTAGTGATCCAAAATCATTGGGAACTAGCAAACTGGTATGGAAAGCCGTTCCATTCCACTTATAAATGGTATAGAATGCAGGAAACATTCCACATTCAATCCAT
This window of the Rutidosis leptorrhynchoides isolate AG116_Rl617_1_P2 chromosome 7, CSIRO_AGI_Rlap_v1, whole genome shotgun sequence genome carries:
- the LOC139857979 gene encoding putative F-box protein At5g55150, which gives rise to MDLSEAYPELLDIVAQKHFDYYEDYLNFSGVSKSWHSIAVQAVTKVKVSYTNGLLSRLPSLFLGEKKEDVEFRELFFLSNNTIRKIRLPEAYVKSCVSSSGWLLTVGDDYVTKLVNPLSRETFDLPDMFEHADYDDGIRKVLFSSQSQMVVVLWGCLKLTFCCIGDVNWTRIETCWHGAIHDITYYDGRVYFIDEKFRIKSCDAHGNDPVVVDVSQLPKCFRSGGLEIVYILGLDDERKKLLVVIKELLTILTEDGFMAELVTYKTKNFQVFEYDLVNGEWLKVNDLGKRTLFVGFSSSFCVEDTSGVIKANCIYYTHHSPLCIQMSATNRHDKLYRSQSNWRSYTGSEWDMGIYHMCDETIEPTHFIGDLSTQVSPPIWVQTM